In Novipirellula caenicola, one genomic interval encodes:
- a CDS encoding tetratricopeptide repeat protein, protein MSQLGVALPAMKPGDDRELKIIAAEQMAKHGYWDEAVELYLDAESIAPKKPKLDAQLAPALAGAGQYPQSIERYRRLIKINPKDAELANNFAFTLMESGDLVAAESEFRRALTLDPQSENAAVNLALLIARQQRYDDALSVLIPAIGEAAAHHNLGVIAIEVGDEHSARHHFAKAASLPGAPKATQEFIAAISKSSMTTVK, encoded by the coding sequence ATGTCTCAGCTTGGTGTCGCCTTGCCGGCAATGAAGCCCGGTGACGACCGAGAGCTGAAGATCATCGCCGCAGAGCAGATGGCAAAACACGGCTACTGGGACGAAGCGGTTGAGCTGTATCTCGACGCCGAATCGATCGCCCCCAAAAAACCGAAGCTGGATGCTCAACTCGCCCCTGCGCTGGCGGGTGCCGGACAATATCCGCAGTCGATCGAGCGATATCGCCGCCTCATCAAGATCAACCCCAAGGACGCGGAACTAGCAAACAATTTCGCGTTCACGTTGATGGAATCGGGCGATCTCGTTGCGGCAGAGAGCGAGTTTCGGCGAGCGCTCACGCTCGACCCTCAATCCGAAAACGCAGCGGTCAACTTAGCGTTACTCATTGCACGACAGCAGCGTTATGACGATGCGTTGTCCGTGCTGATTCCAGCAATTGGCGAAGCTGCCGCTCACCACAACCTAGGCGTTATCGCGATCGAGGTGGGCGATGAGCATTCCGCCAGGCATCACTTTGCTAAAGCCGCATCGTTACCGGGTGCCCCTAAAGCGACGCAAGAATTTATCGCCGCAATCTCAAAGTCCTCGATGACGACTGTGAAGTGA
- a CDS encoding MerC domain-containing protein — protein MIELTTGNPAPVTDVSSSPSRWRDWIGVVASVGCAIHCAAMPFVIGYLPLLGLSFLADEAFHRWMALACFLIAIAAFIPGFRTHKRLLPGAIAVIGLVLISGAAFGMTGDCCAACESGGNLTVVGSSVVCTEACCEHCTTGLATLPPTNLVDVTASETQLSSLLPLDAFGSWITPIGGLLLVTAHLLNRRYGCLCGCCENGSDGSEFS, from the coding sequence ATGATCGAGCTGACCACTGGGAACCCTGCTCCGGTGACTGACGTTTCGAGCTCCCCGTCGCGTTGGCGAGACTGGATTGGCGTTGTGGCGTCCGTTGGCTGTGCAATCCACTGCGCCGCGATGCCATTTGTGATCGGCTACCTGCCTCTGTTGGGCTTGAGTTTTCTCGCCGATGAAGCATTTCACCGCTGGATGGCACTGGCTTGTTTCCTGATCGCCATCGCCGCGTTCATCCCTGGGTTCCGAACCCACAAACGATTGCTTCCCGGAGCTATCGCCGTGATCGGCCTGGTCTTAATCAGCGGAGCCGCCTTCGGGATGACAGGTGACTGTTGTGCGGCGTGTGAGTCCGGTGGCAATCTTACGGTAGTCGGCTCCTCAGTCGTTTGTACCGAGGCCTGCTGCGAACACTGTACCACTGGATTGGCGACATTACCGCCAACAAACTTGGTGGACGTGACTGCTAGTGAAACGCAGCTGTCATCGCTTTTGCCGTTGGATGCATTCGGCTCTTGGATCACTCCGATCGGAGGTTTGCTGCTGGTGACAGCCCACTTGCTCAACCGCCGCTACGGGTGCCTTTGCGGATGCTGCGAGAACGGAAGCGATGGGAGCGAGTTTTCGTGA
- a CDS encoding type II secretion system F family protein, producing MVVVGVIALWAVVGLVGVGGYQLYTLRQRTFDRFAEATEDWSDRSSDSGDRSTDQAFDPALSTRRLARRWIWVPWAIGVLVALTVWIVLRWPVQYVLAIGAVVSLLLNQLESFLHTRHVAKLERQLADAIDIMVGAVSAGAALGPAMDAATLETDRPLQPYLQEISGRIRLGDDPASVFRSLADRVPLETFLLFSSSLGVHFEVGGRLAPTLATVGRTIRDRIEITRRIQSNIAQSQFSTFAILGLIYLIAVIVWRNGPEPMVEFVTSTVGSWFIAGSIILQALGIAWMNFISKPKF from the coding sequence ATGGTAGTTGTCGGCGTCATCGCGTTATGGGCGGTCGTCGGTTTGGTCGGCGTCGGAGGTTATCAGCTCTACACACTTCGCCAACGTACCTTTGATCGCTTCGCCGAAGCGACCGAAGACTGGTCGGATCGTTCGAGCGACTCGGGCGATCGTTCAACCGATCAGGCGTTCGATCCCGCGTTGTCGACTCGGAGATTAGCACGTCGCTGGATTTGGGTGCCATGGGCGATCGGCGTTCTGGTTGCATTAACCGTTTGGATCGTGCTGCGATGGCCCGTGCAATACGTCTTGGCGATCGGTGCGGTGGTATCGTTGTTGCTCAATCAACTGGAAAGCTTTCTTCACACGCGACACGTCGCCAAGCTCGAACGGCAACTCGCCGACGCGATCGACATCATGGTCGGCGCGGTCAGTGCGGGAGCGGCACTCGGGCCAGCGATGGACGCGGCGACGCTGGAAACCGATCGGCCGTTGCAACCCTATTTGCAAGAAATTTCAGGCCGGATTCGTTTGGGCGATGATCCGGCATCGGTGTTTCGATCGTTGGCCGACCGTGTGCCATTGGAAACATTCTTGCTTTTTTCATCGTCGTTGGGTGTTCATTTTGAAGTCGGTGGCCGGCTTGCGCCAACGCTTGCGACCGTAGGGCGGACGATTCGTGATCGGATCGAAATCACACGGCGGATTCAATCCAACATCGCTCAATCTCAATTCAGTACATTCGCGATTCTCGGGTTAATTTATTTGATCGCCGTGATCGTCTGGCGAAACGGTCCCGAACCGATGGTCGAATTCGTGACCTCGACAGTGGGCAGTTGGTTCATCGCCGGTTCGATCATCTTGCAAGCGTTAGGAATCGCCTGGATGAATTTCATCTCAAAGCCAAAATTCTAG
- a CDS encoding type II secretion system F family protein, protein MNLLISAFFLTVVFLIAWYAIRSMLLRDKTLARWEQSADIDVTAALDSSSPRGWLSGWLFLAGYRRGSAPWVFIAAMIACTAIGLGAATLFLLSGLQDVMEQTVVLVPGGVGETFLPVVWVAPWIIAILLICLPVTVVRSARRKRVALIEQDLPLAMELMATLSEAGLSFDSALLRIFKTRLAGRPLANELNMYQADLLAGRPRIQSLRRLSGRIRIGSISILVSALVQAEQMGMGIAKVLRTQADDIRARRREKAIAFANSLPVKRLFPLVICFLPGLFVWTLGPAFVQLFKLTETFTRGGGF, encoded by the coding sequence ATGAACCTTCTCATTTCTGCATTCTTCCTGACCGTTGTCTTTTTAATTGCGTGGTACGCGATCCGTTCGATGCTATTGCGAGACAAAACGCTCGCACGCTGGGAGCAATCGGCGGACATTGACGTCACCGCTGCTCTCGATTCCTCATCGCCGCGAGGTTGGTTGTCGGGTTGGTTGTTCCTGGCTGGCTATCGCAGAGGTTCAGCACCCTGGGTCTTTATCGCAGCGATGATCGCTTGCACCGCGATCGGCTTAGGTGCCGCAACCTTATTCCTGTTGTCGGGTTTGCAAGATGTCATGGAGCAGACAGTCGTGTTGGTGCCTGGCGGAGTCGGTGAAACGTTTTTGCCGGTCGTGTGGGTGGCACCTTGGATCATCGCGATCTTGTTGATCTGTTTACCAGTAACGGTAGTCCGTTCAGCGCGTCGCAAACGAGTGGCATTGATCGAACAGGACTTACCGCTCGCAATGGAACTGATGGCGACACTAAGCGAAGCCGGATTGAGCTTCGATTCGGCACTGCTGCGAATCTTTAAAACTCGCCTAGCCGGACGTCCGCTGGCAAATGAACTGAACATGTACCAAGCCGACCTGCTCGCAGGCCGGCCAAGAATTCAGTCATTGCGGCGACTGAGCGGTCGGATTCGGATCGGTTCGATCTCGATCTTGGTCTCGGCATTGGTACAAGCCGAGCAGATGGGAATGGGCATTGCCAAAGTTCTCCGTACGCAAGCCGATGACATTCGTGCGCGTCGCCGCGAAAAAGCGATTGCATTTGCCAATTCCTTACCCGTCAAGCGTTTATTCCCGCTGGTGATTTGCTTTCTGCCCGGATTGTTCGTATGGACGCTCGGACCCGCGTTTGTCCAGCTATTCAAGCTAACGGAAACCTTCACCCGCGGCGGAGGTTTTTAA
- a CDS encoding sulfite exporter TauE/SafE family protein, with translation MHTHSHELTLGVAFFLGALHALEPGHGKTAMLVYLSGERRSFWHPIAMGISSGLAHSVSLIAIAMAVHLTHHLVTGDHHHDDEVVTQWLQCISAALVMCVGIWMLWAAWRSKPTTCGCKSHREGTCDSRPVSKPSSYSMSAMLGVAFGLLPCPSALAAYFTSMSTGSPVAAYAVIGLFATGIACSLSLVGVLLQRFGGSLIRKDSRIGKLPWPYLRAVLILAVGVFYCGRLALAA, from the coding sequence ATGCACACCCATTCCCATGAACTGACGCTCGGCGTCGCATTCTTCCTTGGCGCTTTGCATGCCTTGGAACCCGGCCACGGCAAGACCGCAATGCTGGTTTATCTGTCGGGGGAACGTCGCAGTTTTTGGCATCCCATCGCGATGGGAATCTCCAGTGGCTTGGCGCATTCGGTTTCGCTGATCGCGATCGCAATGGCCGTTCATCTCACTCATCATCTGGTCACAGGCGATCATCATCACGATGACGAAGTCGTCACCCAATGGCTGCAGTGCATCAGTGCGGCGCTAGTGATGTGCGTGGGCATCTGGATGTTATGGGCAGCCTGGCGGTCCAAGCCGACGACGTGCGGTTGCAAGTCGCATCGCGAAGGAACTTGCGATTCCCGGCCGGTCTCCAAACCGTCGAGCTACTCGATGAGTGCGATGCTCGGTGTTGCGTTTGGTCTTTTGCCATGCCCATCGGCCTTGGCCGCGTACTTCACGAGCATGTCGACCGGATCGCCGGTCGCTGCGTACGCGGTGATCGGATTGTTCGCCACGGGGATCGCTTGCAGCCTCAGTCTTGTCGGGGTTCTGTTGCAACGTTTCGGTGGCAGCCTGATTCGCAAGGACAGCCGAATTGGAAAATTGCCGTGGCCGTACCTTCGCGCCGTCCTGATTCTGGCCGTCGGTGTTTTCTACTGCGGTCGGCTTGCGTTGGCTGCTTGA
- a CDS encoding type II and III secretion system protein family protein — protein MTKPSLHWPGWYFQQKHASIAVLLACITVCTSAIGQDPAPRRLPTPVAPVIESGESVPVPPQVRTDDIGPALYQPESPAVPPASAAAKQRESRFVEAKIDAEILLPLKLGRPQILQLADTPLRIYVPDEGVIRAEIIDRESGRELAVTGLQPGTTTLMLWFEDQSNPTGQSIVSYLVRVDEDKRSIDEVARQLNQRFPDSFIELTDVNGRLMVSGEARDAIEMSHILQVLVSTRGVPAGVRRVSPVQTVSNVVDFTGNNTLDMEAQAADDRSLLDPVALAQAGIINLMRVPGEQQVMLRVTVAEVNRTAARSLGLNFTAIQNNNLFSNTTGSIAGNIQAILDGGDISLRIEALRRLSLSRTLAEPNLVAINGQTANFQAGGQFPIPVIASGGVGTNLQGVQFVPFGVQLQFLPVIQDRDVIRLQINADVSTRDESLGTNIGGGGGGGTSVPGLNSRNFSSTVELRSGQTLAVAGLLQTNFGASSDRVPFFGDLPLIGPLTGANRTSASEQELVILVTPELVAPVDSCVTPGLPGNDVYEPTDVEFYLSNRLESRRSRDFRSPVRTDYHKQRRPDLGCPDRFIIGSNGPTDRCCNQPVAVPHQPVPTIGESMPTVYSTPMMIDEVSQ, from the coding sequence ATGACAAAGCCATCCTTGCATTGGCCAGGCTGGTATTTCCAGCAAAAACATGCATCGATCGCGGTGCTGCTGGCGTGCATTACGGTTTGCACGTCGGCGATCGGCCAAGATCCCGCGCCGAGGCGATTGCCGACGCCTGTGGCCCCTGTCATCGAGTCTGGGGAATCGGTACCTGTGCCACCTCAAGTGCGCACGGATGATATCGGTCCAGCACTCTATCAGCCGGAATCACCCGCGGTTCCACCAGCATCGGCTGCGGCCAAACAGCGTGAAAGCCGGTTTGTTGAAGCCAAGATTGATGCTGAAATTCTGCTGCCGTTGAAGCTAGGTCGGCCACAGATTCTTCAACTTGCTGACACGCCGCTCCGGATTTATGTCCCCGACGAAGGAGTCATTCGCGCCGAGATCATCGACCGCGAATCAGGACGCGAGCTGGCAGTGACCGGTTTGCAGCCTGGGACGACGACGTTAATGCTGTGGTTCGAAGACCAATCGAATCCAACGGGGCAAAGCATCGTCAGTTATCTCGTTCGTGTGGATGAAGACAAACGGTCCATTGATGAGGTTGCCCGTCAACTGAACCAGCGTTTTCCGGACAGCTTTATTGAATTGACGGATGTCAATGGACGCTTGATGGTCAGTGGCGAAGCGCGGGATGCGATCGAGATGTCACATATTCTGCAAGTGCTTGTCAGCACTCGTGGTGTGCCCGCTGGTGTGCGAAGGGTTTCCCCGGTGCAAACCGTCAGCAATGTCGTCGATTTCACTGGCAACAATACACTCGATATGGAAGCTCAGGCCGCGGACGACAGATCGCTGCTCGACCCTGTCGCTCTGGCGCAGGCAGGCATCATCAACTTGATGCGCGTCCCCGGTGAACAGCAAGTGATGCTTCGAGTCACGGTGGCCGAAGTCAACCGCACGGCCGCGCGAAGCCTCGGACTGAATTTCACCGCCATTCAAAACAACAATCTGTTCAGCAATACGACCGGATCGATCGCAGGGAACATCCAAGCGATCCTCGATGGTGGCGACATCAGCCTGCGGATCGAGGCACTGCGGCGACTGAGTTTATCTCGCACGCTCGCCGAGCCGAACCTTGTCGCGATCAATGGCCAAACGGCGAACTTTCAAGCTGGAGGACAGTTTCCGATTCCCGTGATCGCCTCGGGAGGCGTCGGCACGAATTTGCAAGGTGTGCAGTTCGTCCCGTTCGGCGTGCAATTGCAATTCCTTCCGGTCATTCAGGATCGTGATGTGATTCGATTGCAAATCAACGCTGACGTCAGCACGCGAGACGAATCGTTGGGGACGAACATCGGCGGTGGCGGAGGGGGCGGGACATCGGTACCGGGACTGAACAGCCGCAATTTCTCTTCCACTGTAGAGCTGCGAAGCGGTCAGACTCTCGCCGTGGCGGGCCTTTTACAAACCAACTTCGGTGCCAGCAGTGATCGCGTCCCTTTCTTTGGCGACTTGCCGTTGATCGGACCGCTGACTGGTGCCAATCGTACCAGTGCGTCCGAGCAAGAGTTGGTCATATTGGTGACCCCCGAGTTGGTCGCCCCCGTCGATTCGTGCGTCACGCCGGGGCTTCCAGGCAACGATGTCTACGAGCCGACCGATGTCGAGTTCTACTTGAGCAATCGGCTTGAAAGCCGTCGATCGCGAGATTTCCGCTCGCCCGTAAGAACCGATTATCACAAGCAGCGAAGGCCCGATCTTGGTTGCCCGGATCGATTCATCATTGGCTCCAACGGCCCCACCGACCGATGTTGCAATCAACCGGTTGCCGTTCCTCATCAACCCGTTCCAACCATTGGTGAATCAATGCCAACGGTCTACTCAACACCAATGATGATCGATGAGGTGTCGCAATGA
- a CDS encoding DUF4437 domain-containing protein: MIYSLPKAFLLLAFAVGFFAAASEGVAQEQATKSTSDMVLASEVEWTQLNPARGDASPQAATLWGDRSGTQATGFLVKFVDGFSSPPHIHNVTYRGVVIAGGVHNDDPAAEPMWMPAGSFWTQPAGEPHITAARGTTIAYIEIDKGPYLVMPTDEAFDNGERPVNVDASNMVWLGAASTTWIQSSAESASGKEPQVAFLWGNPQSDQANGTLVKLPAGFSGNIRSDNSNLRAVVIAGQAKYRIDDKTDRKTMTPGSYFSSREKFLHQISTTGEAECILYVRSGGKFDVIINE, translated from the coding sequence ATGATTTATTCCCTTCCCAAAGCTTTCCTACTGCTCGCGTTTGCCGTCGGCTTTTTTGCAGCCGCATCCGAGGGCGTCGCTCAAGAGCAAGCAACCAAGTCAACGTCTGACATGGTCTTGGCTTCGGAAGTCGAGTGGACGCAGCTCAACCCGGCTCGGGGAGACGCCAGTCCGCAAGCGGCAACGCTTTGGGGCGACCGATCAGGGACGCAGGCCACGGGGTTTCTCGTAAAATTCGTGGACGGATTTTCCTCACCGCCTCACATTCACAATGTCACTTACCGAGGCGTTGTGATCGCTGGCGGCGTTCACAACGATGATCCGGCAGCAGAACCGATGTGGATGCCCGCGGGGTCTTTCTGGACCCAGCCAGCCGGTGAACCCCACATCACGGCTGCCCGAGGAACGACAATCGCATACATCGAGATCGACAAAGGCCCCTACCTTGTCATGCCGACCGACGAGGCTTTCGACAACGGTGAACGCCCCGTCAACGTCGACGCCTCGAACATGGTGTGGCTCGGCGCCGCCAGCACCACGTGGATCCAGTCGTCTGCGGAGTCGGCCTCTGGTAAGGAACCTCAGGTCGCATTTCTGTGGGGCAACCCGCAGTCAGACCAAGCCAACGGCACACTGGTGAAGCTACCAGCCGGATTCAGCGGAAACATTCGCAGCGACAATTCAAACCTTCGCGCCGTCGTGATCGCGGGTCAAGCCAAGTACCGAATCGATGACAAGACCGACAGGAAGACGATGACGCCGGGCAGCTATTTCAGCTCTCGCGAAAAGTTTTTACATCAGATTTCAACCACAGGCGAGGCGGAGTGCATTCTCTATGTACGAAGTGGTGGTAAGTTCGACGTCATAATCAATGAATGA
- the zigA gene encoding zinc metallochaperone GTPase ZigA has protein sequence MNRTNQTSTANRLPVTVLSGFLGAGKTTLLNHILTNRDGLRVAVIVNDMSEVNIDAALVKSGDANLSRTEEQLVEMSNGCICCTLREDLLVEVRRLARDGRFDYLLIESTGISEPMPVAETFTFEDEEGDSLSLVAELDTMVTVVDAGNFMKDFGSWDDLTDRRLGLGEDDTRNIVDLLVDQVEFANVIVVNKADLISPYDLEQLNRILRQLNADAKILNTIESRVDLSEIMGTGLFSLSEAETRPGWLEVPRGEEETETEEYGISNFVYTARRPFHPKRLTKALDADMEEGLFSGVLRSKGLMWIASRHDWAYDWSQAGCSIRMNPAGFWWAAAPEEDWPDDEDSIAEIRSKFVGEHGDRHQELVFIGNAMDQERITKILDECLLTDLEFVQGPDFWADMEDPLPPIELETDLDETQPDDSFIAREVSQ, from the coding sequence ATGAACCGTACCAATCAAACTTCCACCGCAAATCGTCTTCCCGTCACTGTGCTGTCCGGATTCCTCGGCGCCGGTAAGACGACGCTGCTCAATCACATCCTGACCAATCGCGACGGCTTGCGTGTTGCGGTGATCGTCAACGACATGAGCGAAGTCAACATCGATGCGGCGCTGGTCAAATCGGGCGACGCGAATCTCTCACGTACCGAAGAACAACTCGTCGAGATGTCCAACGGCTGCATCTGCTGCACGCTTCGCGAAGATTTGCTTGTCGAAGTTCGCCGATTGGCTCGCGATGGCCGCTTTGATTACCTGCTGATCGAATCGACCGGCATTTCGGAACCGATGCCGGTCGCCGAAACGTTTACTTTTGAAGACGAAGAGGGGGATAGTTTGTCCTTGGTCGCGGAGCTAGACACGATGGTGACCGTGGTCGATGCGGGCAACTTCATGAAGGACTTTGGTTCCTGGGATGATCTCACCGATCGGCGGCTGGGCTTGGGCGAAGACGATACTCGCAACATTGTGGATTTGTTGGTCGATCAAGTCGAATTTGCGAATGTTATCGTTGTCAACAAAGCCGATCTGATTTCGCCGTATGACCTGGAGCAACTCAATCGAATTTTGCGACAACTCAACGCCGACGCAAAGATTCTGAACACAATCGAAAGCCGAGTCGATTTGTCCGAAATCATGGGAACCGGGCTGTTTTCGCTCAGTGAAGCCGAGACGCGGCCTGGATGGCTCGAGGTGCCTCGCGGGGAAGAGGAAACCGAGACCGAAGAATATGGCATTTCGAATTTCGTCTATACAGCCCGACGCCCGTTCCACCCCAAACGTTTGACGAAAGCGCTCGACGCCGACATGGAAGAGGGCTTGTTCAGCGGAGTGCTTCGCAGCAAAGGATTGATGTGGATCGCATCGCGACACGATTGGGCCTACGACTGGTCGCAAGCGGGGTGTTCGATTCGCATGAACCCGGCCGGTTTCTGGTGGGCCGCGGCACCCGAAGAAGATTGGCCTGACGACGAAGATTCGATTGCAGAGATTCGATCCAAATTCGTCGGCGAACATGGCGATCGCCACCAAGAATTGGTGTTCATCGGTAACGCCATGGACCAAGAACGAATCACCAAGATACTCGACGAGTGCTTGCTCACCGACCTTGAATTTGTCCAGGGGCCCGATTTTTGGGCTGATATGGAAGATCCTCTTCCACCGATCGAATTGGAAACGGATTTGGACGAAACACAGCCAGACGACTCGTTTATTGCACGGGAGGTGTCGCAATGA
- a CDS encoding DUF192 domain-containing protein: MPKLINTATGETILEHLEVADTFWQRFKGLQFRSPLPTDTGLLISPCSSLHTCFMRFPIDVVMLDQELRVVGIRKQVRPWNAIFCVPKTTSVIEITSGFKSWTVGQKLKIVSGIEERPFKKQARNACTPIRMN, from the coding sequence ATGCCAAAACTCATTAACACAGCCACAGGCGAAACGATACTTGAGCATCTGGAAGTCGCCGACACCTTTTGGCAACGATTCAAAGGTTTGCAGTTTCGATCGCCTTTGCCGACTGATACTGGCTTGCTGATCTCGCCCTGTTCGTCGCTTCACACTTGTTTCATGCGGTTTCCGATCGACGTGGTCATGTTGGACCAAGAACTACGCGTCGTCGGAATTCGAAAACAGGTTCGGCCTTGGAACGCCATCTTTTGTGTTCCAAAAACCACCTCGGTCATTGAAATCACGTCCGGCTTTAAATCTTGGACGGTTGGCCAAAAGCTGAAAATTGTCAGCGGTATCGAAGAACGTCCCTTTAAAAAACAGGCGAGAAACGCATGCACACCCATTCGCATGAATTGA
- a CDS encoding SDR family oxidoreductase — MSTKRNFGPGGWTPERLGSLAGKTYLITGANAGAGFEATRVFLSKDAAVVMLNRSADKSAAAIAALKQEFGSEADVTFVRMDLAVLESVREAAAEVLQNVPRIDALICNAAIAQVAKQEITVDGFESQLGVNHFGHFLLCGLLFERIEESAGRIVVVGSNAYKMGLKRIQFEDLNFDKHYTAWNSYAQSKLAQMMFAYELQRRVEATGKNVTVQVCHPGASRTNLLKDTASTFNKIVWSVLSRVIAQSAEKGSWPEVMCATEENVESNKLYGPTKRAEMVGPIDECPLDECALDREAAAKLWMLSEQKTSLSWSP; from the coding sequence ATGTCCACCAAGCGAAACTTTGGACCAGGGGGCTGGACGCCGGAGCGACTTGGCTCCCTCGCAGGCAAAACCTATCTCATCACCGGTGCCAACGCCGGTGCGGGTTTTGAGGCAACGCGGGTGTTCCTGTCCAAAGACGCAGCAGTGGTGATGCTAAACCGCAGCGCCGACAAGTCAGCCGCCGCCATCGCGGCGCTGAAACAGGAATTTGGCAGTGAAGCGGACGTGACTTTCGTTCGCATGGACTTGGCGGTGTTGGAATCCGTGCGAGAAGCGGCGGCGGAAGTGTTGCAGAACGTCCCGCGCATCGACGCGCTCATTTGCAACGCGGCCATCGCTCAAGTGGCCAAACAGGAAATCACGGTGGACGGCTTTGAAAGCCAGCTTGGTGTGAACCACTTCGGTCATTTCCTGCTATGCGGACTGCTGTTCGAGCGGATCGAAGAGTCGGCGGGCCGCATCGTCGTCGTCGGCAGCAACGCCTATAAAATGGGACTGAAGCGAATTCAGTTTGAAGACCTCAACTTTGACAAGCACTACACCGCCTGGAATTCGTACGCCCAGAGCAAGCTGGCGCAGATGATGTTCGCCTACGAATTGCAACGCCGTGTCGAAGCTACGGGAAAGAACGTGACTGTCCAAGTCTGCCATCCCGGTGCATCACGAACCAATTTGTTGAAGGACACAGCCAGCACCTTCAACAAGATTGTCTGGTCCGTACTTTCTCGAGTTATCGCACAATCCGCCGAAAAAGGCTCTTGGCCCGAGGTCATGTGTGCAACCGAAGAGAATGTAGAGTCCAATAAACTCTATGGGCCCACGAAACGAGCGGAGATGGTCGGTCCAATCGACGAGTGCCCATTGGACGAGTGTGCCCTGGATCGGGAAGCCGCTGCCAAACTTTGGATGCTTTCCGAGCAGAAGACCTCACTAAGCTGGTCGCCTTGA